One segment of Flavobacteriales bacterium DNA contains the following:
- a CDS encoding MarR family transcriptional regulator translates to MSQTDLEFPRPLVAFMGKTMKHIDMLMCGRLAESGIALTVKQVIVLHKLERGCTHQSELAILTGRDKGSLTRLIQSLERKGFVERTASTEDKRVNIVLLTPSGRQMLDRARPILDQTFEAVLDGISEDDRLVTRQVLQQILQNTLDILEPSDP, encoded by the coding sequence ATGTCACAGACCGATCTAGAATTTCCTCGCCCCTTGGTCGCTTTTATGGGCAAGACCATGAAGCATATCGACATGCTGATGTGCGGCCGTTTGGCCGAGAGTGGCATCGCCCTTACGGTCAAGCAGGTCATCGTTCTGCACAAGTTGGAACGTGGATGCACTCACCAATCCGAATTGGCCATACTTACCGGCAGAGACAAAGGATCCCTGACCCGATTGATACAATCCCTGGAGCGTAAGGGCTTTGTGGAACGCACTGCCAGTACCGAGGATAAGCGAGTGAATATCGTGCTCTTGACTCCTTCGGGTAGGCAGATGCTCGATCGAGCCCGACCCATCCTCGACCAGACTTTCGAAGCAGTACTGGATGGCATATCAGAAGACGACCGCCTGGTGACCCGTCAGGTGCTTCAGCAGATCCTTCAAAACACACTAGACATATTAGAGCCCTCCGACCCATGA
- a CDS encoding hydrogenase: MITRDRLMIGTTLKYSWKNLLFSSLCALAAYTLHVPLGIQDYYIPTEVVSIFGVALAIILAFKNGSAYSRWWEARQIWGGIINDSRNWARQVITCLNSIPAPGEEGRELQSLIDRQIAWVYALKMRLRKIDDQAQWDKEVGPYLNKKEYTDLQKVSNPVTHLGYEQGRAIKSLLNAEEVDLFVYLEMQATLNRLVSHQGSAERIKNTPLPMPYEYYTRAFLYLFIFMFPFAFIKVFISVNSEILIVPISVIVGWMFHQIYIFGVVLSRPFENWNTDVALDSITRTIEIDLKEAMNEEHVPEMLQPVDGVLN, encoded by the coding sequence ATGATCACCCGGGATAGATTGATGATCGGCACTACGCTGAAGTATTCTTGGAAGAATCTCCTTTTCAGTTCGCTCTGTGCTCTGGCGGCCTATACCCTGCATGTGCCCTTGGGGATACAGGACTATTACATCCCGACCGAGGTGGTCTCCATTTTCGGTGTGGCACTGGCCATCATTCTGGCCTTCAAGAACGGTTCGGCCTATAGTCGCTGGTGGGAAGCGCGTCAGATATGGGGTGGGATCATCAACGATTCTCGGAATTGGGCGCGTCAGGTCATCACCTGCCTGAACTCCATACCCGCTCCAGGTGAAGAAGGGCGCGAATTGCAAAGCTTAATCGACCGACAGATCGCATGGGTATATGCCCTCAAAATGAGACTGCGTAAGATCGATGACCAGGCACAATGGGACAAAGAAGTAGGACCTTACCTGAATAAGAAGGAATACACCGATCTGCAGAAGGTCAGTAACCCGGTCACACATTTGGGATATGAGCAGGGTCGTGCGATCAAAAGTCTTCTCAACGCTGAGGAAGTCGACCTCTTTGTGTATCTGGAGATGCAAGCCACGCTCAATCGTCTGGTCAGTCACCAAGGTTCGGCCGAACGGATCAAGAACACCCCGCTTCCTATGCCCTATGAATATTATACCCGGGCCTTCCTCTATCTATTCATCTTCATGTTCCCTTTTGCATTCATCAAAGTCTTCATCAGCGTGAACAGTGAGATCCTCATCGTTCCCATATCGGTGATCGTGGGTTGGATGTTCCATCAGATATACATATTCGGAGTGGTGCTTTCCAGACCCTTTGAGAACTGGAATACCGATGTGGCACTGGATTCCATAACGCGCACCATCGAGATCGACCTCAAGGAGGCCATGAATGAAGAGCATGTGCCGGAGATGCTCCAGCCGGTGGACGGTGTATTGAATTGA
- the ssb gene encoding single-stranded DNA-binding protein, with translation MNTLRNKVQLIGNLGNDPQVHVFENGNKKATMSLATNETYTNKEGEKVQNTQWHNVVFFGKTADIAEKFLAKGAEVAIEGKLTSRSYETKEGETRYVTEVVGNELLMLGRKAD, from the coding sequence ATGAACACGCTTAGAAACAAAGTACAACTCATCGGAAACCTTGGTAATGACCCGCAAGTCCACGTATTCGAGAATGGAAATAAGAAGGCTACCATGTCTTTGGCCACTAACGAGACCTATACGAATAAAGAGGGCGAGAAAGTGCAGAACACCCAGTGGCATAATGTGGTCTTCTTCGGCAAGACGGCTGACATCGCTGAGAAATTCCTTGCCAAAGGTGCTGAGGTCGCTATCGAAGGGAAGCTCACCTCCCGCAGCTATGAGACCAAAGAAGGTGAAACGCGCTATGTGACGGAAGTCGTGGGCAACGAACTGCTCATGCTCGGACGCAAAGCTGATTGA